The Chanodichthys erythropterus isolate Z2021 chromosome 12, ASM2448905v1, whole genome shotgun sequence genome contains a region encoding:
- the LOC137031544 gene encoding mucin-2-like has protein sequence MTDNYNITEITNIADTTSEEPTTSIKRTSSEGATLNNVVSITLSELTSITATTTEVPNTAISTTEGTTAAPTTLAELTSVTATTTEVPNTAISTTEGTTAAPTTLAELTSITATTTEVPNTAISTTEGTTAAPTTLAELTSVTATTTEVPNTAISTTEGTTAAPTTLAELTSITATTTEVPNTAISTTEGTTAAPTTLAELTSITATTTEVPNTAISTTEGTTAAPTTLAELTSITATTTEVPNTAISTTEGTTAAPTTLAELTSVTATTTDVPNTAISTTEGTTAAPTTLAELTSITATTTEVPNTAISTTEGTSAAPTTLAELTSITATTTEVPNTAISTTEGTTAAPTTLAELTSITATTTEVPNTAISTTEGTSAAPTTLAELTSITATTTEVPNTAISTTEGTSAAPTTLAELTSITATTTEVPNTAISTTEGTTAAPTTLAELTSITATTTEVPNTAISTTEGTTAAPTTLAELTSITATTTEVPNTAISTTEGTTAAPTTLAELTSITATTTEVPNTAISTTEGTTAAPTTLAELTSITATTTDVPNTAISTTEGTTAAPTTLAELTSITATTTDVPNTAISTTEGTTAAPTTLAELTSITATTTEVPNTAISTTEGTTAAPTTLAELTSITATTTDVPNTAISTTEGTTAAPTTLAELTSITATTTEVPNTAISTTEGTTAAPTTLAELTSITATTTDVPNTAISTTEGTTAAPTTLAELTSITATTTEVPNTAISTTEGTTAAPTTLAELTSITATTTDVPNTAISTTEGTTAAPTTLAELTSITATTTDVPNTAISTTEGTTAAPTTLAELTSITATTTEVPNTAISTTEGTTAAPTTLAELTSITATTTEVPNTAISTTEGTTAAPTTLAELTSITATTTEVPNTAISTTEGTIAAPTTLAELTSNTATTTDVPNTAISTTEGTTAAPTTLAELTSITATTTEVPNTAISTTEGTTAAPTTLAELTSITATTTEVPNTAISTTEGTTAAPTTLAELTSITATTTEVPNTAISTTEGTTAAPTTLAELTSITATTTDVPNTAISTTEGTTAVPTTLAELTSITATTTDVPNTAISTTEGTTAVPITLAELTSSTATTTDVPNTAISTTEGTTAAPTTLAELTSSTATTTEVPNTAISTTEGTTAAPTTLAELTSITATTTEVPNTAISTTEGTTAAPTTLAELTSITATTTEVPNTAISTTEGTTAAPTTLAELTSITATTTEVPNTAISTTEGTTAAPTTLAELTSITATTTEVPNTAISTTEGTTAAPTTLAELTSITATTTEVPNTAISTTEGTTAAPTTLAELTSITATTTDVPNTAISTTEGTTAVPTTLAELTSITATTTDVPNTAISTTEGTTAAPTTLAELTSITATTTEVPNTAISTTEGTTAAPTTLAELTSITATTTEVPNTAISTTEGTTAAPTTLAELTSITATTTEVPNTAISTTEGTTAAPTTLAELTSITTTTTVVPNTAISTTEGTTAAPTTLAELTSITATTTDVPNTAISTTEGTTAAPTTLAELTSITATTTDVPNTAISTTEGTTAAPTTLAELTSITATTTDVPNTAISTTEGTTAAPTTLAELTSITTTTTVVPNTAISTTEGTTAAPTTLAELTSITATTTDVPNTAISTTEGTTAAPTTLAELTSITATTTD, from the coding sequence ATGACagataattataatataacagAGATAACAAACATTGCCGATACAACATCTGAAGAACCAACAACCTCTATTAAAAGAACATCCTCAGAAGGAGCAACACTAAACAACGTTGTATCTATAACACTTTCAGAACTAACATCCATTACAGCTACAACAACTGAGGTACCAAACACTGCTATTTCTACAACTGAAGGAACAACTGCTGCACCTACAACACTTGCAGAACTAACATCCGTTACAGCTACAACAACTGAGGTACCAAACACTGCTATTTCTACAACTGAAGGAACAACTGCTGCACCTACAACACTTGCTGAACTAACGTCCATTACTGCTACAACAACTGAGGTACCAAACACTGCTATTTCTACAACTGAAGGAACAACTGCTGCACCTACAACACTTGCAGAACTAACATCCGTTACAGCTACAACAACTGAGGTACCAAACACTGCTATTTCTACAACTGAAGGAACAACTGCTGCACCTACAACACTTGCTGAACTAACGTCCATTACTGCTACAACAACTGAGGTACCAAACACTGCTATTTCTACAACTGAAGGAACAACTGCTGCACCTACAACACTTGCTGAACTAACGTCCATTACAGCTACAACAACTGAGGTACCAAACACTGCTATTTCTACAACTGAAGGAACAACTGCTGCACCTACAACACTTGCAGAACTAACGTCCATTACAGCTACAACAACTGAGGTACCAAACACTGCTATTTCTACAACTGAAGGAACAACTGCTGCACCTACAACACTTGCAGAACTAACATCCGTTACTGCTACAACAACTGATGTACCAAACACCGCTATATCTACAACTGAAGGAACAACTGCTGCACCTACAACACTTGCTGAACTAACGTCCATTACAGCTACAACAACTGAGGTACCAAACACTGCTATTTCTACAACTGAAGGAACAAGTGCTGCACCTACAACACTTGCTGAACTAACATCCATTACAGCTACAACAACTGAGGTACCAAACACCGCTATATCTACAACTGAAGGAACAACTGCTGCACCTACAACACTTGCAGAACTAACGTCCATTACTGCTACAACAACTGAGGTACCAAACACTGCTATTTCTACAACTGAAGGAACAAGTGCTGCACCTACAACACTTGCTGAACTAACGTCCATTACAGCTACAACAACTGAGGTACCAAACACCGCTATTTCTACAACTGAAGGAACAAGTGCTGCACCTACAACACTTGCTGAACTAACGTCCATTACAGCTACAACAACTGAGGTACCAAACACCGCTATATCTACAACTGAAGGAACAACTGCTGCACCTACAACACTTGCAGAACTAACATCCATTACTGCTACAACAACTGAGGTACCAAACACCGCTATATCTACAACTGAAGGAACAACTGCTGCACCTACAACACTTGCTGAACTAACGTCCATTACAGCTACAACAACTGAGGTACCAAACACTGCTATTTCTACAACTGAAGGAACAACTGCTGCACCTACAACACTTGCAGAACTAACATCCATTACTGCTACAACAACTGAGGTACCAAACACCGCTATATCTACAACTGAAGGAACAACTGCTGCACCTACAACACTTGCAGAACTAACGTCCATTACTGCTACAACAACTGATGTACCAAACACCGCTATATCTACAACTGAAGGAACAACTGCTGCACCTACAACACTTGCAGAACTAACATCCATTACTGCTACAACAACTGATGTACCAAACACTGCTATATCTACAACTGAAGGAACAACTGCTGCACCTACAACACTTGCAGAACTAACATCCATTACTGCTACAACAACTGAGGTACCAAACACCGCTATATCTACAACTGAAGGAACAACTGCTGCACCTACAACACTTGCAGAACTAACGTCCATTACTGCTACAACAACTGATGTACCAAACACCGCTATATCTACAACTGAAGGAACAACTGCTGCACCTACAACACTTGCAGAACTAACATCCATTACTGCTACAACAACTGAGGTACCAAACACTGCTATTTCTACAACTGAAGGAACAACTGCTGCACCTACAACACTTGCAGAACTAACGTCCATTACTGCTACAACAACTGATGTACCAAACACTGCTATTTCTACAACTGAAGGAACAACTGCTGCACCTACAACACTTGCAGAACTAACATCCATTACTGCTACAACAACTGAGGTACCAAACACCGCTATATCTACAACTGAAGGAACAACTGCTGCACCTACAACACTTGCAGAACTAACGTCCATTACTGCTACAACAACTGATGTACCAAACACCGCTATATCTACAACTGAAGGAACAACTGCTGCACCTACAACACTTGCAGAACTAACATCCATTACTGCTACAACAACTGATGTACCAAACACTGCTATATCTACAACTGAAGGAACAACTGCTGCACCTACAACACTTGCTGAACTAACGTCCATTACAGCTACAACAACTGAGGTACCAAACACCGCTATATCTACAACTGAAGGAACAACTGCTGCACCTACAACACTTGCAGAACTAACATCCATTACTGCTACAACAACTGAGGTACCAAACACCGCTATATCTACAACTGAAGGAACAACTGCTGCACCTACAACACTTGCAGAACTAACATCCATTACTGCTACAACAACTGAGGTACCAAACACTGCTATTTCTACAACTGAAGGAACAATTGCTGCACCTACAACACTTGCAGAACTAACGTCCAATACTGCTACAACAACTGATGTACCAAACACTGCTATTTCTACAACTGAAGGAACAACTGCTGCACCTACAACACTTGCAGAACTAACGTCCATTACTGCTACAACAACTGAGGTACCAAACACTGCTATTTCTACAACTGAAGGAACAACTGCTGCACCTACAACACTTGCAGAACTAACGTCCATTACTGCTACAACAACTGAGGTACCAAACACTGCTATTTCTACAACTGAAGGAACAACTGCTGCACCTACAACACTTGCAGAACTAACGTCCATTACTGCTACAACAACTGAGGTACCAAACACCGCTATTTCTACAACTGAAGGAACAACTGCTGCACCTACAACACTTGCTGAACTAACGTCCATTACTGCTACAACAACTGATGTACCAAACACTGCTATTTCTACAACTGAAGGAACAACTGCTGTTCCTACAACACTTGCTGAACTAACGTCCATTACTGCTACAACAACTGATGTACCAAACACTGCTATTTCTACAACTGAAGGAACAACTGCTGTTCCTATAACACTTGCAGAACTAACGTCCAGTACTGCTACAACAACTGATGTACCAAACACTGCTATTTCTACAACTGAAGGAACAACTGCTGCACCTACAACACTTGCTGAACTAACGTCCAGTACTGCTACAACAACTGAGGTACCAAACACTGCTATTTCTACAACTGAAGGAACAACTGCTGCACCTACAACACTTGCAGAACTAACATCCATTACAGCTACAACAACTGAGGTACCAAACACTGCTATTTCTACAACTGAAGGAACAACTGCTGCACCTACAACACTTGCAGAACTAACATCCATTACAGCTACAACAACTGAGGTACCAAACACTGCTATTTCTACAACTGAAGGAACAACTGCTGCACCTACAACACTTGCAGAACTAACATCCATTACTGCTACAACAACTGAGGTACCAAACACTGCTATTTCTACAACTGAAGGAACAACTGCTGCACCTACAACACTTGCAGAACTAACGTCCATTACTGCTACAACAACTGAGGTACCAAACACTGCTATTTCTACAACTGAAGGAACAACTGCTGCACCTACAACACTTGCAGAACTAACGTCCATTACTGCTACAACAACTGAGGTACCAAACACCGCTATTTCTACAACTGAAGGAACAACTGCTGCACCTACAACACTTGCAGAACTAACGTCCATTACTGCTACAACAACTGATGTACCAAACACTGCTATTTCTACAACTGAAGGAACAACTGCTGTTCCTACAACACTTGCAGAACTAACGTCCATTACTGCTACAACAACTGATGTACCAAACACCGCTATATCTACAACTGAAGGAACAACTGCTGCACCTACAACACTTGCAGAACTAACATCCATTACAGCTACAACAACTGAGGTACCAAACACTGCTATTTCTACAACTGAAGGAACAACTGCTGCACCTACAACACTTGCAGAACTAACATCCATTACTGCTACAACAACTGAGGTACCAAACACTGCTATTTCTACAACTGAAGGAACAACTGCTGCACCTACAACACTTGCTGAACTAACGTCCATTACTGCTACAACAACTGAGGTACCAAACACTGCTATTTCTACAACTGAAGGAACAACTGCTGCACCTACAACACTTGCAGAACTAACGTCCATTACTACTACAACAACTGTTGTACCAAACACTGCTATTTCAACAACTGAAGGAACAACTGCTGCACCTACAACACTTGCAGAACTAACGTCCATTACTGCTACAACAACTGATGTACCAAACACTGCTATTTCTACAACTGAAGGAACAACTGCTGCACCTACAACACTTGCAGAACTAACGTCCATTACTGCTACAACAACTGATGTACCAAACACTGCTATTTCTACAACTGAAGGAACAACTGCTGCACCTACAACACTTGCTGAACTAACGTCCATTACTGCTACAACAACTGATGTACCAAACACTGCTATTTCTACAACTGAAGGAACAACTGCTGCACCTACAACACTTGCAGAACTAACGTCCATTACTACTACAACAACTGTTGTACCAAACACTGCTATTTCAACAACTGAAGGAACAACTGCTGCACCTACAACACTTGCAGAACTAACGTCCATTACTGCTACAACAACTGATGTACCAAACACTGCTATTTCTACAACTGAAGGAACAACTGCTGCACCTACAACACTTGCAGAACTAACATCCATTACTGCTACAACAACTGAT